CCTACAAActtgcaaaaaagaaagaaaaaagttcatagATAGAAATGGCCcataattgaataataaagCAATAAggatatacaaaattattatatccAATAGGGATGAGAGATGATCTTAAAGGTGCAAAAGAATCTTCTTATTGATGGAAGAAGAGAATACAAACTCTTCCAACTTTTGATCAAATGCCCAAAATGCCCTCCATCTCACCTTAAAGATAGGATTATTCCAAGTCATATTCATCCCACCAATATCAATATCTAAAACAATAAGtaacaaataattacaatacaaattaaacttaGGAGTATccataaacttaaaacaatgTTCCCCAAGGCTCTATAAATAGCCTCCCTCCCATCCCTTCACAACTCAAGCTTGAAGGACTATAACAAGAACTTGTAAGCTTGCCCTTCTTATTAAGTCCTTCTTGCCTCCCTTTCTTCGGAAGAAAACTTTTGTTGTTTCAAAAGCGCCAAAGTTAATATGTCTCCAGCAGCTGCCCCAGAAAGTGCCATTGAGTCAACCGACGCTCCCAAGAGGGCGTACGTGACGTTCTTGGCTGGTAATGGTGACTATTGGAAAGGTGTAGTTGGATTGGCAAAGGGTCTCAGAAAGGTCAAAGCCGCCTACCCTCTCATTGTAGCTGTCCTTCCTGATGTTCCTGAAGATCATCGCCAAATCCTCGAGTATCAGGGTTGTATCGTCCGTGAGATCGAACCTGTTTACCCTCCAGCAAACCAGACCCAATTTGCCATGGCTTACTATGTTATCAACTACTCAAAGCTTAGGATCTGGGAGGTACTAATATCATACACCTTcattcttgtttcttgttaaaAACATCGTAACTCACATATTTGAGTTAAAATAGTGATGTATATTCAAGGACGAGCTTTTAACCTTAAGCGGTGATTGATTTGATTGCAGTTTGTGGAGTATGAGAAGCTGATATATTTGGACGGAGACATCCAAGTGTTTGAAAACATAGACCATTTGTTTGAAATGCCAAGTGGATACTTCTATGCAGTGATGGATTGCTTTTGTGAGAAGACATGGAGTAACTCTCCACAATACAAAATTGGGTATTGCCAACAATGCCCTGACAAAGTGAAATGGCCTGTGGAGGAAATGGGAAACCCACCACCACTTTACTTCAATGCTGGATTCTTTGTGTATGAACCTGATCTTTTCACTTACAAGGATCTTCTTGAGACTTGCAAGGCCACCACTCCAACTTTGTTTGCTGAGCAGGTAAtctcattcattttatttacaCTAATACTTATTTGCTAGTTGAGTCGTGTTGCCCCTTTTTTAGTCCACGAAAACAAACAGgacaaagaacaaaaacaaaaacaatgcTCGTTGGGTGGAAGTCGGTGGAACCATGTGGTTAGATCACTAGCTAGAAAAAATGGCTTCTGGCTGGTGGTCAAGTATTGCTCTTAAACcgatctctctctttctttttcttttatgagaaTTTGTGTTTGGATGTGTCTGTTTTAGCtttaaaaatgtctaataaatctttgtaatttgaactttttgtttagTGTGTAACTAAAGTATTAAATAAGTTAagaattaaatagtttatatgatataaaatgaattttatttataacaaataccattaatttttcaattttgcatCAACGGGAATGAATCAAGATCTATAAGAGACAAAATTAAGGATGTAGAGATCTAATGgtcacaaaatttaaactaaagttaatttaaccgtttttctattgtttgtttCTCCTATAGGACTTTTTGAACATGTACTTCAACGACATATACAAGCCCATTCCTCCAATTTACAACCTCGTCATGGCCATGTTGTGGCGTCATCCCGAGAACATTGACGTCGACAAAGTCAAAGTTGTCCATTATTGTGCAGCGGTACATATTCAACTTATTTTAGTGTTTGTACTTTCCGCCCAAGTTTCTACGTCACGtataatcaattagttaactTTGATATCATTATTGGAATGTCATACTTGTAGGGATCGAAACCATGGAGGTACACGGGAAAAGAAGAGAACATGGAGAGGGAAGACATAAAAATGCTGGTGAAGAAATGGTGGGAAGTttatgaagatgaatctttgGATTACCAAAATGTCCTCAAATCTGAAACTAAACAAGAAACTAACCTCACACCTTTGATCTCTGTTCTGTCCGAGGCTGAAGTTGTCAACCACATCACAGCTCCTTCTGCTGCTTaagtatatgtatatttatatatataacatatataaatatatatatatatatatatatatacattatatatatatatatatatatatataaaatataacatataagtatgacatatatgtatatttatatatataacaatcatatatatatatatacatattatatgtattatatgaGTGTTTGTGGTGTCagacaaatattaattatgataaGTACTTACAGTTAAGTGggtacttaattaattaagctttTTATGTATAGTAGCTTTGGTTGGGGgatgtgtgtgtatgtgtgcaAACCCCAACCTTGTTCATGGCTACATTactttaaatttctaaattttatggaATAAGGCTGGTTTTATATCTGCCTTCcctttttgctttatttttcatcttctcttcattAATTACTACAAACTAAGCTTAATTATGCTAACTTTTCCTTAATTAAGGATAAGTAATACTCCtgacaaattaaaatggtttCTATTTGAGTATAATTTAACGGTAAAAGCATCAATCATCATCTAAACATATATCGGGTAAAAGCCACAAATAGTGAtcttattaaatatataatcaatacaaaaaaatatggttaataataacatatattaatcttttattaataatctCAACCAATTTAGAGAGTAATGAATGATTACTATTTGGTTTTAAATATAGTTGAATAATATAACTAAATGACGAGTATTCacgttttatcttttattacatcaaattattgaatattattatttagtagaattaaaaaatttgacaaaaaaaaattacaaagcatagcaaaaatttattattttaaattatgttaaaaGTAGACgttgataaaagaaatataatgcatgtgtttataaatattttaatttattttacttgtatcttttatattttaaaaaataaattgctttataaagttttttttaaaaaatagaaatggatTTGGTGGGggtataaataatattgggCCGAAACGGAACCGGGAATTCACCGCGGCTCAAAATTTCGACTCAAAGACCTAAACCTCGCGAGAGAAAAACCTTCCGAGTTCCGATGGCTACCACCAACAACCTCCATGGCTCTGGTactcctctttctttttatgttttcttcatttttattttctatttctgCTTCCTTTTTCTGTTTGCTTTCATCTAACCAGAATTGTATGATTGTGATTCGAATTCACATCCAGCAAGTCATTTAATATGTATGCATTTTCTTACTCTTCGTGGCATTGTAATTCTCTTTGAGTCGAACTTTCTATTGTTTGCTGAAGACTAAGAAGCGTATTGAGGGGTtctattttttagtatatttgacCTGGGTATttgctaaattttaaaaatttcactGTGGGGTTAAGTTTCCATATACTGTTGGCTCAGAGATTTGCAATATTTGAAGGTGGGTGGGTGCtttatgaaaacttttttttttttgctatggAAATTCAAACCCGGTTGATTTTATGTGTTTTCTAAAGTATAATTGTGTCCAGGCCTTCAGGATCGTCTAACCTATAAGCtataatgtataattttggtatttttcttttcaatcctTGCTGCTTAAATTTCACAATTCATCTTGTTAACTGTTTTCGTTTTTACAATACTTTCTCGTACAGGATTCCTTCAATTCTCAATGTTACATTATTTGACGTCCAAACCTTTAggcatttttcattttttcttgttttgacCTTGGGAGTTCTGTTTTTGATCTGTACTGGGATGtggaatttaattttgaagatcaTACCTCCATGGGTAAAGATCATTTGGGTGAACAAAAGGCGTTTGTTCCTTGAAATAATTGGAGGGAGAGTCTTTCTATTGATTGGCGTTTTATCATCTTTTGTTGCCTTCTTGTTATCTTTATTTGCTGGActatttttaagtgtttaatcTCTATTAATATTCTTACCTAACTTAATTGTCAAATTAATAGTTGATCCTCCTTACTCAAGTATTGGTTCGTGTATAGTAACATCTCATGCAAGGTTTCAGCTTTTCCTATTTTTCCTTGAAGGTTGAGTTTTTCCACATAATATGTCAGATTCTGTGAATGAAGTGCTTATGGAATCAGCTAAAGAAGGATCTGCTAATATGAGGTCAGAGGGAAAGACTAGTGACACAGGTAAGAATAGGTAGTGCGAACTTGATGTCCtttattgtttcttgtttaatTCTTTTCCTTAACATACATATTGTGCTTTTAACATTAAATTGCGCATTAAGAGGTATGGTGCTATTCTTCTTTATCATTGTAGAAATAAAAGCACGTGTTGATTCCATGTGGGAGCAAATGAACAAAGGGGTGTCCAGCAAAACACTAAAAGGTTTGTCAACCAAACGATCTCCAGCTGTGAATAAAAACTCAAAGAAGCCATCCAATGTAAAAATTCACATTCTGCTCTTGCATAACGAGGCAGCTCAAAATATAGGAAATATATCTCATACTTTTTTCTCTCCCCATTTCCCCTGTGTCTAGAATTGGATGGCATATCTTGGTATGGCATCAAAGAAGCCTCAGGAAAAAGATACATTATCAGAAGGATCCAAGGTTCTGCAGAACAGTTCTATTGATGATGCAAAGATGCTTGCTGCTACTGCGCTCTCAGCTGTTAGGGATGCTACAGCAACTATCTCTGGCAGGGGGAAAGTTGAGGTGCCATTACTTTCAtcactatttttcatttgtttttctactcTTTTAGGTGTGAATTGTGATTATCTAggcatttggtttttttattgCTTTGATGCATATAGAGCTGAAAATAGTTTCTCTGGCTAGATTGGATAGTTTTTTAGAGAATCATTTGTTGTTGGGATGGAAGGAGAACATCCTTCTGTAATGATGGTGGGTAGGTTTGAaatactcttcttcttcagtgtctgtctatctctctctctgtcCTTTTTTTGGTGATTTCTCCACAGAAAGAAAAGGTCTTGGTCTTTGATGCTTGGGAAGAAGGAACTCATCCTTGGGGAATGGGTGTGAGGAAAATAGATAGGAGCTGCACTTGACTTGGTTGATGAGGTGAATCAAGGAAAGATGAAAGAGTTTAGAAGGTTGATCCATGTACAACATTGTTTGTGAAGCTACATTGCTGAAGGCCAGTACATGCTGGAAACCGAATATTTTGGTGAAGTAATTGTTTTACTGTGGATACTACAATTTAGTAGCATTTACATTACAACAAGTGAGTTGCAGAAAAGGTGTCACCTGttgctttttgaaaaaagagaagaaaaagggtcATCCGTTACTTTAAGCTTCCTACTGCCTTTGCATAAAGGCAGGGGAGGGTTAAGCGCATTTGTCTTTTTGATGTTCATATGGCAAAAGCTGTTGGGAATCAGGATAATCctcttatatattttggtttctCATAGCCTCATAGCTGTTGGACAAATGTCCTATGGGGGGTAACATCCGCAGTGTAAAGCTCAAAACCAAAGTTAAATTGTTATGGATTAATGCCACTAGATCAATCATTGGGAGGATATACTTTGAAAAAGATCAAATTGGAGAAGTTTTTGGGTGAGAGTGTATATTATTACAAATCGCCAGGCTTCTTCTTGGTGTGGCTTGTCTACCATATTTTGCACCTATACCtccaatttaatttagttttagtttttgggGGGCTTGTGTGGGAGGGGATTTTACGGGAGAGAGTTCTACAAGAGGTTGATAGTTCTGATATTTCAAAACTGGATTTGATTTGTGCAAACTTGCCTCCAATCAGATTGTGTggtttcttttcctcttttatttcattttacaaTACCATTTCTTGTAAAACAGTGAAACATCAAGTTTAGGCATTTATTATATTGATCGGTTAGTTGATGAACTCAAACCATTGGcttttttactttcaacaGATCACAGAGATTAGGGACTTTGCAGgccaaaatgttgaaattaaaaagtttgtaGATGCGGATTCAAAAGAAGCACACGAGAAAATGAAGGCACCTGCTACTTCAGCTGTCGATGTAGTCCTCGAACAAAtcaagaagaaacaaaagctTAGTGTTCTTGACAAGACGAAAAAGGACTGGGGAGAGTTTAAGGAAGAAAACAAGGGTCTGGAAGAGGACTTGGATGCTTACAAGAAGAGCTCGAACCAATATCTTgataaagtttcttttttgcaGCGAACCGATTACAGGGAGTTTGAACGAGAGAGGGATGCACGATTGGCTTTGCAGGCCCGACGAAGGCCTGATATGCGGGAGGAGCCATAATTAAAGTCATCATCTGAAGCTCTTTGAAGAATGTGCCCTTATTTTTAAGGTTCTGAGAATTTTCTTGTGCCCTAACTGGCGTCTGCTCTCATAGTCTTGAACAGATCAGAAAAAATTCCTATAGCGCAGttgtttttcattcttctgTTGTGTATAGATAAATCTTCGAGCCTTGGAAATATTAGATTGTGCTTTCATTCTTGCCATTTTTGTCCAATATTAGATTGTGCTTTCATTCTTgccaattttttcttgaagCAACAAGATATTAAAAACATGTGAACCAAAACAACCAAAGGCTTTAGACCCTTTTGAGAGAACAGAGCAAACCGCTTTCCAAGACCAAGAGATGAACTTGATAGAAGTAAGATTAGGGTCAGTAATTGGTTAAAGAAAGAGCATTGAtatctgaaaattttgtatctatGATTTAAAAGATCGATGACTTCAAATGAGTTAAATGTCATCGACTATATTCCATGCTTCTTAGGCCAACACATTCTTGCCATTAGAGCTTGTTACAAGATTAAAAGCTAACTGTTAGGTCCATGTGCATTATTGATTAGAGGATACAACCTATGAAATAAATCATCAAATGTACAACTATAGAGTAGATGAAGTAACTAAATTAGAGTTTCCATGCTCGTGGCTAAAACTAGAGTAAATACACACCGTAAATTACAAGTGGGAAATGCATCAAAAGGTCTTTCTATTCCTTCATGTTATAGACACTCAACTGTTATTACATATTATTGTTACTGTCGCAAAAAACATAGCAGATTTATCTGCTTTCCAAGAtagcaaaaagaaatataaactCGCCAACAAGTGATTTGCAACTcgtcaaagtaaaaaaaatgcGGCGATCTTCTAGATGTGAATGGGCTTGTCATAAGTTGCCATAGCAGCCTCCTTCAGTGCCTCGCTCATTGTAGGATGTGCATGGCAAACTCGAGCTATATCCTCACTTGCTGCATCATATTGTAAGGCCAATACTGCCTCATGTATAAGCTCCCCAGCATTAGGAGCCATGATATGGACACCAAGTATCTTGTCTGTCTCCTTTTCAGCCAGAATTTTCACCACCCCTTCAGCGTCGTCTATTGCTTTTGCCCTACTATTTGCCAAGAACGGAAACTTCCCAACACAATAATCTACACCTGATTCCTTCACTTGCTCTTCTGTCTTCCCAACAGATGCAACTTCCGGATGTGTATAGACAACCCCTGGGACTTTGTCGTAGTCAACATGGCCTGTCTTCCCAGCTATGAACTCGACACAGGCAACCCCATCCTCTTCAGCCTTGTGAGCTAGCATTGGCCCTGGAATTACGTCCCCAATTGCGTAAACACCATCCACATTCGTAGCAAATCTTTCATTTACCAAAATGCGTCCTGCCTTATCAGTTTCGATTCCTAGCTTGTCTAGTCCGAGTCCAGCAGTGAACGGGGTTCTACCTGCAGATACAAGAACAACATCTGCTTCAAGTGTCGTCTGTTCACCACCAGCCGCAGGTTCGAGAGTCAGCTTCACACCGTCCCTTGATGTATCAACCCCAACCACTTTAGTTCTTAGCATGAATTTCATTCCTTGCTTTTCAAGGGAACGTTGAAATTGTTTGCGGACTTCTCCATCCATAGTTGGGACTATATCAGAGGCAAACTCAACAACTGTGATCTCGGATCCAAGTCTACCCCACACTGATCCCATCTCCAGCCCGATGTATCCAGCTCCAATTACAACAAGTTTCTTAGGGACCTCAGACAAAGCTAAAGCACCTGTTGATGATACAATTCTCTTTTCATCAATAGTAATCCCAGGTAAAGATTTGACATCAGACCCAGTTGCGATTATaatgttttttcctttcaccACTGTATTACCACCATCAATGGTATCCACAGAAACTTCAGAAGGGGAAATCAATTTCCCATAGCCTTtaacatagttcactttgttcttcTTGAAAAGGCCTTCAATACCACGTGTAAGAGTGCTTACTGCTTTATCCTTTTGTGCCATCATAGCTGGTAAATCAACCTCAACGGATGAAAATTTCACTCCATGGCTAGCAAATGAATGCTGAGCTTCATGGTACATGTGGGAAGAATGGAGAAGAGCCTAAAAACGTTGAGGTAAATTATTTCAGAGTTCAGAGAACGATCCagcttttttcaaaaatagggtgaatctaaataattaaaaatattcgACTAGCAATGCACAAGATCATgcaaaagaatgaagaaaaaaaagaacagaaaaatGGTAGACTTATCTCACAAGGGCTGATATTTAGGCCCCATTTATTGTAACtgtttgtttaaaagaaaaaaatcaatttcctCTCAAATTCTTAGGATAGTTTGAATCTTAGACAAATTCCACAcacaaaaactttttttttttttttttgagttttcaaGTTTTCGAAcaacgataaaaaaaaaagtagataacaaaGTAAGAAATGGGtgtttatagtttaaattcaCAAAAACAAAGGAGGCCTAAGCTGTCTTGAAGAATTTACAAGCAACAGATCAAatttcagaaaagaaaagaaaaactcgaAGAAATCCAACCAACTACAAAAGCGAgcataaatcaaacaactgAGCATGATCATGGACACCGTAAATAGAACCAACTCAACCAgacaaaaaaaactagccCACGAATCATTAAACTCAATATTCAGccaatgaaatgaaaagaattagATCGACataaaattaaccaaaataacaataacCCTAAAGCGAATAATGATTACCTTGGAGGGAATACATCCGACATTGAGGCAAGTTCCGCCAAGAGCCCCACGCTTTTCGATACAGGTGGTTTTGAGGCCAAGCTGAGCAGCCTTGATAGCGGCGACATAGCCACCGGGGCCACCACCGATGACGACGACGTCGTTGTCATCGGATCCCGAGGAAGCAAAACGTCTGGAGAATGAtgcaaatgaaaaagaatagtaGAAGGAttcagaagaagaaagagggaaGTTTCTGTATAGAAGATTAGCCTTCCGCCTGGCGCAGATTGCCAGTGCCATATCGAATTTCCGATCGAGAAATacagaaaattgaaatggagTTGGTTGAATCTGAAGCTCTCCAACTGAGATTCTCTACAAGAACTCAGCTTTAcgcttttgattttgaagatgatcacaatttcaatttgaatataaatacTGCCGTAATTCCCATAGCTTAAGCAATTGAGCAACTAAACTTGTATTAtagttaaacaaaattcattacatCAAActattttatgaaatgttaatattttgttaaatgttttattttttaccatttccataattattaacCTTACTTTAATGGTATcgattctttttttagttctttaaTTATTGGGTGCAAACGTGGGTTTgtaaaattttccaatttactACCACTAATTTgcggatttttttttttttttgataaatttgtcGAAATTTTATTCCCACTAATTTGGGAAAATTATTGCTCACATTTATTATgtcatattattttaaaataatagattaaATTCTAGATTTAATACCGAAACTATGAGACTTGTCGATTggtcaacttttaaaaatgcttGATTAAACCATGAACATTGGGAAGTCCTTAAcatattcattctttttccttttttaaaaaaaattgtcacattcaaaatattaaaataaattctcaattaatataaagttgaattttgtgtCACTGTAGATGCCGAGCATATGAATTACTGCGTACTCACTTAACAATGACTAATAATTCAATGAAAACGGTATAAAAATGactatacaaaattttatagaactaaatccaaaatcaaaagtttagCAATTACATCCCTAGATTAATCGTGTAATTTAACCATCATTATATGTAATGTATACCTTGTGTTGGTTAAAGTGTCCTTGCATATGAATCTTCTTGGACTCTGACAGCGTCTTCCAACGATCGAATCCGAAATTGAGTAGAGGATTTTGTTTCCAAATCCATATTAGGTGTGAATAAATGTTACATTAGACACATTTCAAACAAACCATTGTCATTGTAAATAATCAAGAAGCACtagctaaatttaaataatctaaATGTCTTGGAAATGGAAAGAGTAAAAATGTACAAGCGAACAATATAAACAGTCAATCCAGTTTAGTAGATAAGACGCTAAATACCATCCCAAAGGTCGATGGTTTAACCTGCAATCTTATaactcaaaacaaaagaaacaaaatgcaTGGGCACTTTCTTTTTATGCCACTTCAGCCTTTTCGAGTACTACATGTTTTGTTCAACTAAAACCTCAAAGGAAAGacaatacataaaacaaacaaaaaggaagGCCAAATTCCAAGGCCGTCATGGGATCAAAAAGagcttcttattattaatttacaaatagtGCCGGAGGGAACAAAAATCCTATTAGGTTGGCTATTTCCAAAATCTAATTGACCGCAGTCGTGTTAATCAGTTTCCTCTGTATGCCTACAAAACTGCTGgctgcttttttcttttatatggtTTTTTCTGATGCAAAATCATGAACAGACCAGAATTGATTATACTTGAAAATGCGATAATCAGTTACCTTCTAACAAGCTCCTCAATCTATTTGTAGCATCTTCTGTCAGATTACACGACTTGCATATTCGCGGCTGAGAAGCACAgctggaagaagaaaagcagATAACGATTGCAGTAAGATTATCCGATGTGTTGAGGCGCAAAGCTTCCTGGACTAATTCTTGGGAACTTTGATGAGGGTCATTGTGCTTCCTCAACCCTCGTCGAACGAGACTTACAGCATATTGGCTCGACATAACGTCCCAAATTCCATCACATCCGAGAATCAAGAACTCATCGTCGTTTGTTAATATAACATGCTCCACTTGTGGCTCAGCAATGAGAGGTGATGAGGAGACATTTGGCAATTTCAAGTCCCAATCCCCTAAGGTCCTGGTTACTGAAATATAGCCATTAACATACCCGTCATCTACAAACCCGCCCATTCCTTCCACTCGCTTGAGCTCAAGTAAATTAGAAGGTCTGTGATCTTCAGACATTGGGACTGCTATACCTTTTCTACATAGGACTGCCCGGCAGTCACCAGCATTTGCAACAAGCAAATGCCTCCCAAGAACCAATGCCGTCAATGCAGTTGTCCCACACGAGCTGCTAACACTTTGCTCATCAGCCAAGGCAAGATCTGCCTGTTGGAATGCTCTGCGATGAGAGTTCTCCAAATCTTTTAGGGAAATAGAATCAATGTCCTGCATTTTTAACCAATCGGCATCTTCAAAGAATAGTCTCAAGACATTCCTCTTGACAAAAGCAGCTGCATGAGGCCCTCCATGACCATCAAACACGGCATAGAAACCTTTAGGCATAGAACATTTGAACATAGATCGGAGATGGGCAGACAGGTCATCTATGCAGACATGTTCATCATCCATAGAATCCCGAGCTCCAATGTCTGCATAGCTACCAGACCGAATGTTTGGAACAAAATCTATGGAAGCTGATTTTATATGCACATCTTCAACGATATCCGAACAATTAACTGCCTGCTTGAGCAAAGATAAAAGGAGCAGGGTAAGAAATTCTCTAGACATTCGAGAATTTGGTATTGAATGCattacaataaattaataatacaagagcagaaaacaaaaaaaatatgtcgTGCTAAGCAATTACTAACTAGTAGAAGTAGACCATGAAAAGACAATGAACAACCAAGATTCTTTGCTATGAAAAGCCCAAAAGGGTCTAGCACGAACACGAAATAAAGAGGTGGCTGGGTGATTTAGACCCATTAGTGCATATAATACCTCACAAAGTAGACAAACAAATGCCAGACAATCTGCATTGTAGCTTGCCTTTGGTGATAAAGCACGAGTGGCCAAGCTCCCAGCCTCTCATATAAAGAACTTCATAATGTTTGGGATATATTCTCCTccaaattgatttttgaaaagcTTCTTTACCTTGAATACTCATCAATGAAAAGGTTGTGGAagatttttgaagaaaaaccaTTATTGTCTAGTTCCATTCCCATATGATCTCTCAGTTGTTAGAAAGGGCATGTGAGAGTCCTGCCCATTCAACAATTTCAGTATCTTACATGTCTTCTAAGCCTTAATTTCAGCATGCTGATTCACTAGGCCATAAATATAGAGGCTGCTTTATTGAGAATGAGGGAAAATA
This DNA window, taken from Cucumis sativus cultivar 9930 chromosome 6, Cucumber_9930_V3, whole genome shotgun sequence, encodes the following:
- the LOC101207718 gene encoding dihydrolipoyl dehydrogenase, mitochondrial isoform X1, which encodes MALAICARRKANLLYRNFPLSSSESFYYSFSFASFSRRFASSGSDDNDVVVIGGGPGGYVAAIKAAQLGLKTTCIEKRGALGGTCLNVGCIPSKALLHSSHMYHEAQHSFASHGVKFSSVEVDLPAMMAQKDKAVSTLTRGIEGLFKKNKVNYVKGYGKLISPSEVSVDTIDGGNTVVKGKNIIIATGSDVKSLPGITIDEKRIVSSTGALALSEVPKKLVVIGAGYIGLEMGSVWGRLGSEITVVEFASDIVPTMDGEVRKQFQRSLEKQGMKFMLRTKVVGVDTSRDGVKLTLEPAAGGEQTTLEADVVLVSAGRTPFTAGLGLDKLGIETDKAGRILVNERFATNVDGVYAIGDVIPGPMLAHKAEEDGVACVEFIAGKTGHVDYDKVPGVVYTHPEVASVGKTEEQVKESGVDYCVGKFPFLANSRAKAIDDAEGVVKILAEKETDKILGVHIMAPNAGELIHEAVLALQYDAASEDIARVCHAHPTMSEALKEAAMATYDKPIHI
- the LOC101207966 gene encoding craniofacial development protein 1 isoform X2, which translates into the protein MSDSVNEVLMESAKEGSANMRSEGKTSDTEIKARVDSMWEQMNKGVSSKTLKGLSTKRSPAVNKNSKKPSNNWMAYLGMASKKPQEKDTLSEGSKVLQNSSIDDAKMLAATALSAVRDATATISGRGKVEITEIRDFAGQNVEIKKFVDADSKEAHEKMKAPATSAVDVVLEQIKKKQKLSVLDKTKKDWGEFKEENKGLEEDLDAYKKSSNQYLDKVSFLQRTDYREFERERDARLALQARRRPDMREEP
- the GOLS gene encoding uncharacterized protein LOC101208382 isoform X1 → MSPAAAPESAIESTDAPKRAYVTFLAGNGDYWKGVVGLAKGLRKVKAAYPLIVAVLPDVPEDHRQILEYQGCIVREIEPVYPPANQTQFAMAYYVINYSKLRIWEFVEYEKLIYLDGDIQVFENIDHLFEMPSGYFYAVMDCFCEKTWSNSPQYKIGYCQQCPDKVKWPVEEMGNPPPLYFNAGFFVYEPDLFTYKDLLETCKATTPTLFAEQDFLNMYFNDIYKPIPPIYNLVMAMLWRHPENIDVDKVKVVHYCAAGSKPWRYTGKEENMEREDIKMLVKKWWEVYEDESLDYQNVLKSETKQETNLTPLISVLSEAEVVNHITAPSAA
- the LOC101207718 gene encoding dihydrolipoyl dehydrogenase, mitochondrial isoform X2; this translates as MYHEAQHSFASHGVKFSSVEVDLPAMMAQKDKAVSTLTRGIEGLFKKNKVNYVKGYGKLISPSEVSVDTIDGGNTVVKGKNIIIATGSDVKSLPGITIDEKRIVSSTGALALSEVPKKLVVIGAGYIGLEMGSVWGRLGSEITVVEFASDIVPTMDGEVRKQFQRSLEKQGMKFMLRTKVVGVDTSRDGVKLTLEPAAGGEQTTLEADVVLVSAGRTPFTAGLGLDKLGIETDKAGRILVNERFATNVDGVYAIGDVIPGPMLAHKAEEDGVACVEFIAGKTGHVDYDKVPGVVYTHPEVASVGKTEEQVKESGVDYCVGKFPFLANSRAKAIDDAEGVVKILAEKETDKILGVHIMAPNAGELIHEAVLALQYDAASEDIARVCHAHPTMSEALKEAAMATYDKPIHI
- the LOC101207966 gene encoding craniofacial development protein 1 isoform X1; amino-acid sequence: MATTNNLHGSDSVNEVLMESAKEGSANMRSEGKTSDTEIKARVDSMWEQMNKGVSSKTLKGLSTKRSPAVNKNSKKPSNNWMAYLGMASKKPQEKDTLSEGSKVLQNSSIDDAKMLAATALSAVRDATATISGRGKVEITEIRDFAGQNVEIKKFVDADSKEAHEKMKAPATSAVDVVLEQIKKKQKLSVLDKTKKDWGEFKEENKGLEEDLDAYKKSSNQYLDKVSFLQRTDYREFERERDARLALQARRRPDMREEP
- the LOC101207477 gene encoding probable protein phosphatase 2C 13 isoform X1, translated to MVAEADIKCPKSLPLMKINYHLRVADDRDLQTDLPHPSSSPVFSQAVNCSDIVEDVHIKSASIDFVPNIRSGSYADIGARDSMDDEHVCIDDLSAHLRSMFKCSMPKGFYAVFDGHGGPHAAAFVKRNVLRLFFEDADWLKMQDIDSISLKDLENSHRRAFQQADLALADEQSVSSSCGTTALTALVLGRHLLVANAGDCRAVLCRKGIAVPMSEDHRPSNLLELKRVEGMGGFVDDGYVNGYISVTRTLGDWDLKLPNVSSSPLIAEPQVEHVILTNDDEFLILGCDGIWDVMSSQYAVSLVRRGLRKHNDPHQSSQELVQEALRLNTSDNLTAIVICFSSSSCASQPRICKSCNLTEDATNRLRSLLEGN
- the LOC101207477 gene encoding probable protein phosphatase 2C 13 isoform X2, producing MDDEHVCIDDLSAHLRSMFKCSMPKGFYAVFDGHGGPHAAAFVKRNVLRLFFEDADWLKMQDIDSISLKDLENSHRRAFQQADLALADEQSVSSSCGTTALTALVLGRHLLVANAGDCRAVLCRKGIAVPMSEDHRPSNLLELKRVEGMGGFVDDGYVNGYISVTRTLGDWDLKLPNVSSSPLIAEPQVEHVILTNDDEFLILGCDGIWDVMSSQYAVSLVRRGLRKHNDPHQSSQELVQEALRLNTSDNLTAIVICFSSSSCASQPRICKSCNLTEDATNRLRSLLEGN